A region from the Candidatus Thiothrix putei genome encodes:
- a CDS encoding DEAD/DEAH box helicase family protein yields MLTELAFSIFPRYHQLRASRQLAERVRLHANQHHRLGLKYLVNHSAGSGKTLTMAWMADQLDSLYTTDNRKVFDNIIILTDRKSLDKNIRDDLERFTHLKSKVHFAERSSQLADFLAKDRDIIVSTIQKFGYIQDKIQQSEALKSRHIAFLIDEAHRSQDGKMALKMRKVFTAEGEYEEEEDETPNSDAVAATLEKLNISNQVCVAFTATPTPKTVAFFGEPIDIYSEEEAIQEGYILDVVQHIVSYKTLYHLQSSKALPDKEFSAGVGC; encoded by the coding sequence GTGCTGACTGAACTCGCGTTTAGCATTTTCCCGCGTTATCACCAGCTACGTGCCAGCCGTCAACTGGCAGAACGGGTACGTCTACACGCCAATCAGCATCACCGTTTGGGGCTGAAATATCTGGTCAATCACTCGGCGGGGTCGGGCAAAACGCTAACGATGGCGTGGATGGCGGATCAGTTGGACAGCTTGTACACCACCGACAACCGCAAGGTATTCGACAACATCATTATCCTGACAGACCGCAAAAGTCTGGATAAGAATATCCGCGATGATCTTGAGCGTTTCACGCATCTGAAAAGCAAAGTGCATTTTGCCGAGCGTTCCAGCCAACTTGCCGATTTTCTGGCAAAAGACCGCGATATTATCGTCTCCACCATCCAGAAATTCGGCTACATACAAGACAAAATCCAGCAAAGTGAAGCACTCAAATCGCGGCATATCGCCTTCCTGATTGACGAAGCGCACCGATCGCAAGACGGCAAAATGGCTTTAAAAATGCGCAAGGTATTCACGGCTGAAGGTGAATACGAAGAAGAGGAAGACGAAACGCCCAATAGCGATGCCGTAGCCGCCACCTTGGAAAAGCTGAATATCAGCAATCAAGTGTGCGTGGCATTCACCGCAACGCCAACACCCAAAACCGTGGCGTTTTTCGGTGAACCCATCGACATTTACAGCGAAGAAGAAGCCATTCAGGAAGGCTATATTCTGGATGTGGTGCAACACATTGTGTCGTACAAAACGCTCTACCACCTGCAATCAAGCAAGGCGTTGCCAGACAAGGAATTTTCGGCGGGTGTTGGTTGCTAA
- a CDS encoding ABC transporter ATP-binding protein, protein MSALIELRGITKIYGQGQASFKALDGVDMTIEQGDFVAIMGPSGSGKSSAMNILGCLDVPSGGEYLFRDVHVEQLSRNERALLRRHYLGFVFQGFNLLARTSAQENVELPLLYRGESTAARHIAAQAALKQVGLEGWGHHTPAELSGGQQQRVAIARALVTNPTILLADEPTGNLDTKTSNEIMALLTDLNENKGITVLMVTHEPDMAEYAKRIIHFVDGNIDSDVRKREIT, encoded by the coding sequence ATGAGTGCGTTAATCGAATTACGCGGCATCACCAAAATCTACGGGCAAGGGCAGGCGAGTTTCAAGGCGCTGGATGGTGTCGATATGACCATTGAGCAAGGCGATTTTGTCGCCATCATGGGGCCGAGCGGTTCAGGCAAATCCTCCGCGATGAATATTCTGGGCTGTTTGGATGTCCCCAGCGGCGGTGAATATTTGTTCCGCGATGTGCATGTGGAACAGTTGTCGCGCAACGAACGCGCGTTGTTGCGGCGGCATTATCTGGGCTTTGTGTTCCAAGGCTTCAACCTGTTGGCGCGGACTTCCGCACAGGAAAATGTGGAATTGCCGCTGCTGTATCGGGGCGAATCCACCGCAGCGCGGCATATTGCTGCTCAAGCCGCATTGAAACAAGTGGGGCTGGAAGGCTGGGGGCATCATACCCCCGCAGAACTGTCCGGCGGGCAACAGCAACGGGTAGCGATTGCACGGGCGTTAGTCACTAACCCGACCATTTTGCTGGCGGATGAGCCGACCGGCAATCTCGACACCAAAACCAGCAACGAAATCATGGCATTACTCACCGACCTGAACGAAAACAAAGGCATTACCGTGCTCATGGTGACGCACGAACCGGATATGGCGGAATACGCCAAACGCATCATCCACTTCGTTGACGGTAATATCGACAGCGACGTGCGCAAACGGGAGATCACCTGA
- a CDS encoding efflux RND transporter periplasmic adaptor subunit: MSNPINSTTNDSVKAVLAAGGKKTSQGNKGKWLLALLVAGLVSGGAGYYFMGQSQTKSQASYKPPPAKTGNLSVTVTATGNLKPKNQVDIGTELSGTVDDVLVDANAVVTKGQKLASLNTTQLQDTITKGKASLASAQAKVKQSAASVKEARTKLNRLRELYSASGGKLPAKSELDTAEATLERSQADAEVAKTTVTSATAELRSSETNLGKATITSPINGVVLTRTVEPGQTVASSLSAPTLFTLAEDLAQMEVEVGVDEADVGQVKAGQKAEFSVDAWPGRKYPAEITRVSLGADTSENVVSYLTVLAVQNTDLTLRPGMTATATIKTEARENVLLIPNTALRFTPVVAAAPVAASANSSFISQLMPRPPGMGTAKKRPNGTSPVASPDGMQKIWVLDNNAPVAVEVKTGISDGKQTEIVSGDLKAGMAVITESTGGTTGGKP; the protein is encoded by the coding sequence ATGAGCAACCCAATCAATTCAACCACGAACGATTCCGTCAAAGCGGTATTGGCAGCAGGCGGCAAAAAAACCTCCCAAGGCAACAAGGGCAAGTGGCTATTAGCATTACTGGTCGCGGGGCTAGTGTCAGGCGGCGCGGGCTATTACTTCATGGGGCAATCGCAAACCAAAAGCCAAGCCAGCTATAAACCCCCCCCCGCCAAAACCGGCAATCTCAGCGTCACGGTGACGGCAACGGGTAATTTAAAACCCAAGAACCAAGTCGACATTGGCACGGAACTGTCGGGTACGGTCGATGATGTTTTGGTCGACGCTAACGCCGTGGTGACAAAAGGTCAAAAGTTAGCAAGCCTAAACACCACGCAGTTGCAAGACACGATTACCAAAGGCAAAGCCTCGCTGGCTTCCGCGCAAGCCAAAGTCAAACAATCAGCCGCCAGCGTCAAAGAAGCGCGTACCAAGCTCAACCGTTTACGAGAGTTGTACAGCGCCTCCGGCGGTAAATTGCCCGCTAAATCCGAGTTGGATACCGCCGAAGCGACGCTGGAACGCTCCCAAGCTGATGCCGAAGTCGCCAAAACCACCGTGACTTCTGCCACTGCTGAATTGCGCTCTTCCGAAACCAATCTCGGCAAAGCCACGATCACTTCACCGATTAACGGCGTAGTGTTGACCCGCACCGTCGAACCGGGGCAAACCGTCGCCTCGTCCTTGTCTGCCCCAACTTTGTTCACACTGGCAGAAGATTTGGCACAAATGGAAGTCGAAGTCGGCGTGGATGAAGCCGATGTTGGGCAAGTCAAAGCTGGGCAAAAAGCCGAATTCAGCGTGGACGCATGGCCGGGGCGCAAATACCCCGCCGAAATTACCCGCGTCAGTCTGGGGGCGGATACTTCTGAAAATGTGGTGTCCTACCTCACCGTGCTGGCGGTGCAAAACACCGACCTGACCTTGCGTCCCGGCATGACCGCCACCGCCACCATCAAGACCGAAGCACGGGAAAATGTGCTGCTCATTCCCAATACTGCCCTGCGCTTTACCCCCGTGGTGGCGGCTGCACCTGTTGCGGCGAGTGCCAATAGCAGCTTCATTTCACAATTGATGCCCCGTCCTCCGGGTATGGGGACAGCCAAAAAACGCCCCAACGGCACATCACCCGTCGCCAGCCCCGATGGAATGCAAAAAATCTGGGTACTGGACAACAACGCGCCCGTAGCAGTCGAAGTCAAAACCGGCATTAGCGATGGTAAACAAACCGAAATTGTCAGCGGCGACTTGAAAGCAGGAATGGCGGTGATCACCGAAAGCACAGGCGGTACAACAGGTGGTAAGCCATGA
- a CDS encoding efflux transporter outer membrane subunit — MASTPQRLLISLAVCMVTVACTPASIRDTATPTSSTIQIQPSNALARKPIQAAWWQTFHDPLMTALIQEALQASPDIKTAQASLRAARAQRAIAGASLLPSLSSGASARRSGGNDSYGANLDASWEADIFGGNRLADKASAADLQATQASLEDVKASLAAEVASSYVNLRLAQARLAVSRQSLASRDETVRLIGLKQQAGLASGLETDQANLSLGQTQAQIPALINSVTQSQHALAILTGKEPGALNTRLAAAKPIPTAGGQLLNNIPANAIRQRPDIRAAEYKVTAAGLRVGEAKANLYPSFNLGGSLSLSSLSLADLLDTGSIARSLAASISAPLFDGGRLKQQVEAKDAAREQAVASYQKSGIRGVTGRSKQLFHPAIATRTPTVTGAKCRIGTQRRTSGATQL; from the coding sequence ATGGCATCTACTCCGCAACGCCTGCTGATTAGCCTCGCTGTTTGCATGGTAACGGTCGCGTGTACGCCCGCCAGCATTCGGGATACCGCGACGCCCACTAGTAGCACCATTCAAATTCAACCCAGCAATGCGCTGGCACGCAAACCCATCCAAGCCGCATGGTGGCAAACCTTCCACGACCCGCTAATGACTGCGCTGATTCAGGAAGCCCTGCAAGCCAGCCCCGACATCAAAACCGCGCAAGCCAGCCTGCGAGCCGCCCGTGCGCAACGCGCCATTGCCGGAGCAAGCCTGTTACCCAGTCTTTCCAGCGGCGCATCCGCCCGCCGCAGCGGTGGCAATGACAGCTACGGCGCAAACCTCGATGCCAGTTGGGAAGCCGACATCTTCGGCGGCAACCGTTTAGCCGATAAAGCCTCTGCCGCCGACTTGCAAGCCACCCAAGCCAGTCTGGAAGACGTAAAAGCCTCCCTCGCTGCCGAAGTTGCCAGCAGCTACGTCAACCTGCGGCTGGCACAAGCTCGCCTCGCCGTTTCGCGCCAAAGCCTCGCCTCGCGTGACGAAACCGTGCGCCTGATCGGTCTGAAACAACAAGCAGGGCTTGCCAGCGGCTTAGAAACCGATCAAGCCAACCTGAGTTTGGGGCAAACCCAAGCCCAAATCCCCGCATTGATAAACAGCGTGACCCAATCGCAACACGCCCTCGCCATCCTCACCGGCAAAGAACCGGGCGCACTTAATACCCGCCTTGCCGCCGCCAAACCGATTCCCACCGCTGGCGGACAACTGCTGAATAACATTCCGGCAAATGCTATTCGCCAACGCCCGGACATCCGCGCTGCCGAATACAAAGTCACCGCCGCCGGATTGCGGGTCGGTGAAGCCAAAGCCAACCTCTACCCCAGCTTCAACCTCGGCGGATCACTCAGCCTCAGCAGCCTGAGTCTGGCGGATTTGCTGGATACCGGCAGTATTGCCCGTTCCCTCGCCGCTTCCATCAGCGCACCTTTGTTTGACGGTGGCAGGCTGAAACAACAGGTCGAAGCCAAAGATGCCGCCCGTGAACAAGCCGTTGCCAGCTACCAAAAAAGCGGTATTAGGGGCGTTACAGGACGTAGCAAACAGCTTTTCCACCCTGCAATCGCTACGCGAACGCCAACCGTTACTGGCGCAAAATGTCGCATTGGCACGCAGCGCCGAACATCTGGCGCAACTCAGCTATGA
- a CDS encoding RNA-guided endonuclease TnpB family protein — protein MIISHKIRLDPNHKQATYLAKAAGTARFAYNWALAEWQTQYTAWKEDNTQPKPNQMRLRRQLNAIKREQFPWMLEVTKNAPQMAIIQLGVAFKNFFAGRTQYPQFKKKGKSRDSFTLTNDQFSLDGCRIRIPNLGLVRMRETLRFSGKILSATVSRTADQWFASITVDTDQHHLPPAKNQGTVGVDLGVSALGTLSTREKVVGAKPHKALLSRLKRLSRSLSRKVKGSANRHKAKQKLATLHARIANIRQDSLHQLTTDLTRRFHTIGIEDLNVSGMVKNRHLSRAISDMGFFEFRRQLEYKAGMRGAVVVVADRFFASSKTCSAAGCGHKVEKLPLSVREWTCPICGAVHDRDINAAKNLKKYAVSYTVSACGGEGSGLGRKPKTKPAPVKQEFNTMTTFS, from the coding sequence ATGATCATCAGCCACAAAATCCGCCTTGACCCCAACCATAAGCAAGCGACGTACTTGGCGAAAGCCGCAGGTACAGCGCGGTTTGCCTACAATTGGGCATTAGCGGAATGGCAAACCCAATACACGGCATGGAAGGAAGACAACACCCAGCCAAAACCCAACCAAATGCGCTTGCGCCGCCAATTGAACGCCATCAAACGCGAACAATTCCCCTGGATGCTGGAAGTCACCAAAAATGCCCCGCAAATGGCAATTATCCAACTCGGCGTAGCCTTCAAAAACTTCTTTGCGGGACGCACCCAGTACCCGCAATTCAAAAAGAAAGGTAAAAGCCGCGACAGTTTCACCCTCACCAACGACCAGTTCAGCCTTGACGGTTGCCGCATCCGCATTCCCAACCTTGGGTTAGTACGGATGCGGGAAACGTTACGCTTTTCCGGTAAAATTCTCTCTGCCACGGTTTCCCGCACCGCTGACCAGTGGTTCGCCAGCATCACCGTGGATACCGACCAACATCATCTCCCGCCTGCCAAAAACCAAGGCACGGTAGGGGTGGATTTGGGCGTATCTGCACTGGGAACCCTATCAACGAGGGAAAAAGTGGTTGGGGCGAAGCCGCATAAAGCCTTGCTTTCCCGCCTAAAACGGCTCTCGCGCAGCCTGTCCCGCAAGGTCAAAGGCAGTGCCAACCGCCACAAGGCAAAACAAAAACTGGCAACACTTCACGCACGTATTGCCAACATTCGCCAAGACAGTTTGCACCAACTCACTACGGATTTAACCCGCCGTTTTCACACCATCGGCATTGAAGATTTGAACGTGTCGGGCATGGTGAAAAACCGTCATTTATCCCGTGCCATCAGTGATATGGGGTTTTTCGAGTTTCGCCGTCAACTGGAATACAAGGCGGGAATGCGGGGTGCGGTGGTCGTGGTGGCTGATCGGTTTTTTGCCTCCAGCAAAACCTGTTCTGCTGCTGGCTGTGGGCATAAAGTGGAGAAGCTGCCACTGTCGGTACGTGAATGGACTTGCCCCATTTGCGGTGCAGTCCATGACCGTGACATAAATGCCGCCAAAAATTTGAAAAAATACGCCGTGAGTTACACGGTGTCTGCCTGTGGAGGGGAAGGCTCTGGTCTTGGGCGCAAGCCGAAGACGAAACCAGCCCCCGTGAAGCAGGAATTCAACACCATGACTACTTTTAGTTAG
- a CDS encoding TolC family protein produces MQSLRERQPLLAQNVALARSAEHLAQLSYDAGTADFQNVLDAQRSVLSAQESQLSAQAENTQAMISLYKAIGGAW; encoded by the coding sequence CTGCAATCGCTACGCGAACGCCAACCGTTACTGGCGCAAAATGTCGCATTGGCACGCAGCGCCGAACATCTGGCGCAACTCAGCTATGACGCAGGCACTGCCGATTTCCAAAACGTGCTGGATGCGCAACGCAGCGTCTTGAGCGCACAAGAAAGCCAGTTGTCCGCACAAGCAGAAAACACTCAGGCAATGATCAGCCTTTACAAAGCCATCGGCGGCGCCTGGTAG